A window from Vulcanimicrobium alpinum encodes these proteins:
- a CDS encoding HNH endonuclease yields the protein MKPPHAERKRDLLLAVCSLAPPAADGACAWCAEPLPPRRRIWCSDRCGDAFWANHWWSVARSAAKRRDRYRCRRCGTRAPKRPSRAAFRTEPAYKTAMRAYRAARRTERLEVNHIDPALGRHGQLSCVHHLDNLETLCPACHKVHTSALRTERASA from the coding sequence GTGAAGCCGCCGCACGCCGAACGCAAACGCGATCTGCTGCTCGCGGTCTGTTCGCTCGCGCCGCCGGCCGCCGACGGCGCGTGCGCGTGGTGCGCCGAGCCGCTGCCGCCACGGCGCCGGATATGGTGCAGCGACCGCTGCGGCGACGCGTTCTGGGCGAATCACTGGTGGTCGGTCGCGCGCAGCGCCGCCAAGCGGCGCGACCGCTATCGCTGCCGGCGCTGCGGAACGCGCGCGCCGAAGCGCCCGTCGCGCGCCGCGTTCCGCACCGAGCCGGCGTACAAGACCGCGATGCGCGCGTATCGCGCCGCGCGGCGCACGGAGCGGCTCGAAGTGAACCATATCGATCCGGCGCTCGGGCGGCACGGTCAGCTCTCGTGCGTGCACCACCTCGACAACCTGGAGACGCTGTGCCCGGCGTGTCACAAGGTCCACACCTCGGCGCTGCGGACCGAACGCGCGAGCGCGTGA
- a CDS encoding NAD-dependent succinate-semialdehyde dehydrogenase: protein MSTTAAPSASIETRNPATGAVLKRYDAHDSATVDRLLERAASEAARWRERSFAGRAQLMGAAAATLRARKAELALLATAEMGKPVAEAEAEVEKCALACDWFAENAERLLRAIEIPSSATRSYAAFRPLGVLLAIMPWNFPYWQAFRAAAPAMMAGNVVVLKHAANVTGCALAIEEIFRSSGFPEGAFTTLLVGSKAMEPIVLHDRVAAVTLTGSEAAGSSVGALAGKAIKKTVMELGGSDYFIVLADADLERAAEIGVKARFQNSGQSCIAAKRFIIEDAVYDRYVALFVEKTRELAVGDPTQRETRIGPMARHDLRDDLAAQVRDTVAAGAALLAGGEPLPGPGAFFAPTVVGNVRPGMRMAEEETFGPAAAMFRVRNADEAVALANESRYGLGGNLWTRDIALAERLAARLESGNVFVNGMTASDPRLPFGGVKKSGIGRELSEFGIREFVNVQTVWIGPESGGGAGRPAE from the coding sequence ATGAGCACGACTGCTGCGCCGTCCGCGTCGATCGAGACGCGAAATCCCGCCACGGGGGCGGTGCTGAAGCGCTACGACGCGCACGATTCGGCGACGGTCGACCGCCTGCTGGAGCGGGCGGCGAGCGAGGCCGCGCGCTGGCGCGAGCGATCGTTCGCGGGACGCGCGCAGCTGATGGGCGCCGCGGCCGCGACGCTGAGGGCGCGCAAAGCGGAGCTCGCGCTCTTGGCGACCGCCGAGATGGGCAAGCCGGTGGCCGAGGCGGAGGCCGAGGTCGAGAAGTGCGCGCTCGCGTGCGACTGGTTTGCGGAGAACGCGGAGCGGCTGCTGCGGGCGATCGAGATCCCGTCGAGTGCGACGCGCAGTTACGCGGCGTTCCGGCCGCTGGGCGTGCTGCTCGCAATCATGCCGTGGAATTTTCCGTACTGGCAGGCGTTCCGTGCCGCGGCGCCCGCGATGATGGCGGGCAACGTCGTCGTGCTCAAGCACGCGGCGAACGTGACCGGCTGCGCGCTCGCGATCGAGGAGATCTTCCGCAGCAGCGGATTTCCGGAGGGCGCGTTCACCACGCTGCTCGTCGGCAGCAAGGCGATGGAGCCCATCGTGCTGCACGACCGCGTCGCCGCAGTGACGCTGACCGGCAGCGAAGCGGCGGGATCGTCGGTGGGCGCGCTCGCCGGGAAAGCAATCAAGAAAACGGTGATGGAGCTCGGCGGCTCCGATTACTTCATCGTCCTCGCCGATGCGGATTTGGAACGCGCGGCGGAGATCGGCGTAAAGGCGCGCTTCCAGAACTCGGGTCAGAGCTGCATCGCCGCGAAGCGATTCATCATCGAGGATGCGGTGTACGACCGCTACGTCGCGCTCTTCGTCGAGAAGACGCGCGAGCTCGCAGTCGGCGATCCGACGCAGCGCGAGACGCGCATCGGGCCGATGGCGCGACACGACCTGCGCGATGATCTTGCCGCGCAGGTGCGCGACACGGTTGCGGCCGGTGCGGCGCTGCTCGCCGGCGGCGAGCCGCTGCCGGGTCCCGGGGCTTTTTTTGCGCCGACGGTCGTCGGCAACGTGCGGCCCGGAATGCGGATGGCCGAGGAGGAGACGTTCGGGCCGGCCGCCGCGATGTTCCGGGTTCGCAACGCCGACGAAGCCGTTGCGCTCGCGAACGAATCGCGCTACGGGCTGGGCGGCAACCTGTGGACCCGCGACATCGCGCTCGCGGAACGGCTGGCCGCGCGCCTCGAATCGGGGAACGTGTTCGTCAACGGGATGACGGCGTCCGACCCGCGTCTGCCGTTCGGCGGCGTGAAGAAGAGCGGGATCGGCCGCGAACTCTCGGAGTTCGGGATTCGCGAGTTCGTGAACGTGCAGACCGTGTGGATCGGGCCTGAGTCCGGCGGCGGCGCGGGACGGCCGGCGGAGTAA
- a CDS encoding LamG-like jellyroll fold domain-containing protein, whose protein sequence is MGMLWSCALPAQAAERYRDAVLADHPIAYFRLDERSGAIAHDSSGHHFDGVIGARVSRGRPGVIPDAASSLGFNGGDRSTKDDVVRVRGNAMFERAQQLTIEAWVVPDTTKIVGNNSGDVTLAAYGNDDAPDKLHCRYALELDEHSHVLYFPLTLEGKKTDRVQVTGPRSLATWLRQPFEPSTRETHMLYAEPGTVANPPQPRVRYHLVGTYNGETMRFYVNGRLNREMHVRGRVVGYAARNGFSIGGEYVDLNPVFRGRIGEVAVYPSTLSEARVRAHYRIGIGEAAADQRV, encoded by the coding sequence ATGGGAATGCTCTGGTCCTGCGCGCTCCCGGCGCAGGCCGCGGAGCGCTATCGCGATGCGGTGCTCGCCGACCATCCGATCGCCTATTTCCGGCTCGACGAGCGGTCCGGAGCGATCGCGCACGACTCCTCGGGGCACCACTTCGACGGCGTCATCGGCGCACGTGTGTCGCGCGGCCGTCCGGGCGTGATCCCCGACGCGGCGTCGTCGCTCGGGTTCAACGGCGGCGACCGCTCGACCAAGGACGACGTCGTGCGGGTGCGGGGCAACGCGATGTTCGAGCGCGCGCAACAGCTCACCATCGAGGCCTGGGTCGTCCCCGATACGACCAAGATCGTCGGGAACAACTCGGGCGACGTGACGCTCGCCGCCTACGGCAACGACGACGCGCCCGACAAACTCCATTGCCGCTATGCCCTCGAGCTCGACGAGCACAGTCACGTGCTGTACTTCCCGCTCACCCTCGAAGGGAAGAAGACCGATCGCGTCCAGGTCACCGGGCCGCGCAGCCTCGCGACGTGGCTTCGACAGCCTTTCGAGCCGAGCACGCGAGAGACGCACATGCTCTACGCCGAACCCGGCACGGTCGCCAACCCGCCGCAGCCGCGCGTGCGCTACCATCTGGTCGGCACCTATAACGGTGAGACGATGCGTTTCTACGTCAACGGCCGGCTCAATCGTGAGATGCACGTCCGCGGACGCGTCGTCGGGTACGCTGCGCGCAACGGTTTTTCGATCGGCGGTGAATATGTCGACTTGAACCCCGTGTTTCGCGGCAGAATCGGCGAGGTGGCGGTGTACCCCAGCACGCTCTCCGAAGCGCGCGTGCGCGCACACTACCGGATCGGCATCGGCGAGGCGGCTGCCGATCAGCGCGTGTAG
- a CDS encoding cupin domain-containing protein gives MHPKAHRLIDEFRLQPHPEGGWYRETYRSPDRVTTARGTVRSATTSIYFLLTSDRFSAFHRLESDETWHFYRGDDVTVELIAPSGIHEARRLGAAEMLQTTIPGATYFAAHVDAPDGYALVGCDVAPGFEFADFQLTTRSMLTAAYPQYGPLIARYTR, from the coding sequence ATGCATCCCAAGGCGCATCGCCTGATCGACGAATTCCGCCTACAGCCCCATCCGGAGGGCGGCTGGTATCGCGAGACCTATCGCAGTCCCGACCGCGTCACGACCGCACGCGGCACCGTGCGCAGCGCCACGACCTCGATCTATTTTCTGCTCACGTCCGATCGCTTTTCGGCATTTCACCGGCTGGAATCGGATGAGACGTGGCACTTCTACCGCGGCGACGACGTCACCGTCGAGTTGATCGCTCCGAGCGGCATCCACGAAGCGAGGCGGCTCGGCGCCGCCGAGATGCTGCAGACCACGATCCCGGGCGCGACCTATTTCGCCGCGCACGTCGACGCGCCCGACGGCTATGCGCTCGTCGGGTGCGACGTCGCGCCGGGCTTTGAATTCGCCGATTTCCAGCTCACGACGCGCTCGATGCTGACCGCCGCCTACCCGCAGTACGGGCCGCTGATCGCGCGCTACACGCGCTGA
- a CDS encoding MBL fold metallo-hydrolase produces the protein MTAAPLTSTPADGIVQIRLPMRGNPMRYVNGYLLDDDDGCTLVDCGWKTDDVLASLHAGLAACGRTLADVRRLAITHMHFDHYGQAGTLLRAGVGELHMHPADWDAALQYLTDPLAADAAADAWIARNGLTIVPEDADDDPHHRRSELTRPTHLTADGGRIGRLRAMWTPGHSPGHLCFVDERSGMLLTGDHVLDPVTPHVGNWFGRGGDAMGDYIASLRRVAASGIAHALPAHGERFDHLQRRVAELLAHEAAREAEILAALAFGAQSATDVARALRWRRRGDPFDALPPPHQQFAVAETLAHLEHLRARGVVERDDAAHPVRYIESTNARASEAS, from the coding sequence ATGACCGCCGCACCGCTCACCTCGACTCCCGCCGACGGCATCGTGCAGATCCGTCTTCCGATGCGCGGCAACCCGATGCGGTACGTGAACGGTTATTTGCTCGACGACGACGACGGCTGCACGCTCGTCGATTGCGGCTGGAAAACCGACGATGTGCTCGCCTCCCTCCATGCCGGACTCGCGGCGTGCGGACGGACGCTCGCCGACGTGCGCCGCCTCGCGATCACGCACATGCACTTCGATCACTACGGCCAGGCGGGGACGCTGCTGCGCGCGGGCGTTGGCGAGCTGCACATGCACCCGGCGGACTGGGACGCGGCCCTGCAGTATCTCACGGATCCGCTCGCGGCGGACGCCGCAGCCGATGCATGGATCGCACGCAACGGCCTGACGATCGTGCCGGAGGATGCGGACGACGACCCGCATCACCGCCGCTCCGAGCTCACCCGCCCGACGCATCTGACGGCCGACGGCGGCCGCATCGGGCGTTTGCGTGCGATGTGGACGCCCGGGCATTCGCCCGGTCACTTGTGTTTCGTCGACGAGCGTTCCGGGATGCTGCTGACCGGCGATCACGTCCTCGACCCGGTCACGCCGCACGTCGGAAACTGGTTCGGGCGGGGCGGCGACGCGATGGGTGACTACATCGCGTCGTTGCGGCGCGTCGCCGCCAGCGGGATCGCGCATGCGCTGCCCGCGCACGGTGAACGGTTCGATCACCTGCAGCGGCGCGTCGCCGAACTGCTCGCGCACGAAGCCGCCCGCGAAGCGGAGATCCTCGCCGCGCTCGCATTCGGCGCGCAAAGCGCGACCGACGTGGCGCGCGCACTCCGCTGGCGCCGCCGCGGCGACCCGTTTGACGCGCTGCCGCCGCCCCACCAGCAGTTCGCAGTCGCCGAGACGCTCGCACATCTCGAGCACCTGCGAGCGCGCGGCGTCGTCGAGCGGGACGACGCCGCGCACCCAGTACGCTACATCGAGAGCACGAACGCGCGCGCGTCCGAGGCGTCGTAA
- a CDS encoding acetyl-CoA C-acyltransferase family protein, with protein sequence MAERGVVVLSGARTAIGSYGGSLKDVPPTRLAALTLAEAVKRAGIEPAEVGHVVYGNVIHTEPRDMYLSRVAAIDAGIPKETPALTVNRLCGSGLQAIVSAAQSILLGDTEVAAAGGAESMSRGLYGDPTQRWGARMGPVEQVDMMVGALTDPFDSVHMGITAENVAAQFGISRDDQDAFAVESQRRAAHAIAEGRFREQIVPVELKTRKGTTVFDTDEHVRGETTPEAVAKLRPAFKTDGSVTAGNASGINDAAATVVMMEAGAAERAGKKPLARLIAYAHAGVDPKIMGIGPVPAVKRALERASLSVADIDVIESNEAFAAQACAVSRELGFDAAKVNPNGGAIALGHPIGATGCILTIKAIAELHRTGGRYALVTMCIGGGQGIAGIFERM encoded by the coding sequence ATGGCAGAGCGCGGCGTCGTCGTCTTGAGCGGAGCGCGGACGGCGATCGGGAGTTACGGCGGAAGCTTAAAAGACGTGCCGCCGACCCGGCTCGCAGCGCTGACGCTCGCCGAAGCCGTCAAGCGCGCGGGGATCGAGCCGGCCGAGGTCGGGCACGTCGTCTACGGCAACGTGATTCACACCGAGCCGCGCGACATGTACCTCTCGCGCGTCGCCGCGATCGATGCGGGGATCCCCAAAGAGACGCCTGCGCTCACCGTGAACCGCTTGTGCGGCAGCGGCCTGCAGGCGATCGTCTCGGCGGCCCAGTCGATCCTGCTCGGCGACACCGAGGTCGCGGCAGCCGGCGGCGCCGAGTCGATGAGCCGCGGCCTTTACGGCGACCCGACGCAGCGCTGGGGCGCGCGGATGGGCCCGGTCGAGCAGGTGGACATGATGGTCGGCGCGCTGACCGATCCGTTCGACTCGGTGCACATGGGAATCACCGCCGAGAACGTCGCCGCGCAGTTCGGAATCTCGCGCGACGATCAGGACGCGTTCGCCGTCGAGAGCCAGCGGCGCGCGGCGCACGCGATCGCCGAAGGACGCTTTCGCGAGCAGATCGTGCCGGTCGAACTCAAGACGCGCAAGGGGACGACCGTCTTCGACACCGACGAACACGTCCGCGGCGAGACGACGCCCGAGGCGGTGGCAAAATTGCGGCCAGCGTTCAAAACCGACGGCAGCGTGACGGCGGGCAACGCGTCGGGGATCAACGATGCGGCCGCGACGGTCGTGATGATGGAAGCCGGCGCCGCGGAGCGCGCTGGAAAGAAGCCGCTCGCGCGGCTCATCGCGTATGCGCACGCCGGCGTCGACCCGAAGATCATGGGGATCGGACCGGTTCCGGCGGTGAAGCGCGCGCTCGAGCGCGCGAGCCTCAGCGTCGCCGACATCGACGTGATCGAGTCGAACGAAGCCTTCGCCGCGCAGGCGTGCGCGGTGTCGCGCGAACTCGGCTTCGACGCCGCGAAGGTGAATCCGAACGGCGGCGCGATCGCGCTGGGCCATCCGATCGGCGCGACCGGCTGCATCCTCACGATCAAAGCGATCGCCGAACTGCACCGCACCGGCGGACGCTACGCACTGGTGACGATGTGCATCGGCGGCGGCCAAGGGATCGCGGGCATCTTCGAGCGCATGTAG
- a CDS encoding aromatic-ring-hydroxylating dioxygenase subunit beta, protein MIAGGERAVSAEERFAIEDLYAAYAHALDDGRYADWPEFFTDDCVYRIVARENYERGLPLAILSFESKGMLHDRVYGVTQTLFHEPYVMRHAIGSFLIARAGADAYDVRANYVIVRTKANALSEVYNAGRYVDRVERAGGRLLFREKVCVFDSETIPNSLIYPI, encoded by the coding sequence GTGATCGCCGGCGGCGAGCGCGCCGTGAGCGCCGAGGAACGGTTCGCGATCGAAGATCTCTACGCCGCGTACGCGCACGCGCTCGACGACGGGCGATACGCGGACTGGCCCGAGTTCTTCACCGACGACTGCGTCTACCGCATCGTCGCGCGCGAGAACTACGAGCGCGGGCTGCCGCTGGCGATCCTGAGCTTCGAGAGCAAGGGGATGCTGCACGACCGCGTCTACGGCGTGACGCAGACGCTCTTCCACGAGCCGTACGTCATGCGCCACGCGATCGGATCGTTTCTGATCGCGCGCGCCGGCGCCGACGCGTACGACGTGCGCGCGAACTACGTGATCGTGCGGACCAAGGCGAACGCGCTCTCCGAGGTCTACAACGCCGGCCGCTACGTCGACCGTGTCGAGCGCGCCGGTGGGAGATTGCTTTTCCGCGAGAAAGTGTGCGTGTTCGACAGCGAAACGATACCGAACTCGCTGATCTACCCCATCTAG
- a CDS encoding aromatic ring-hydroxylating dioxygenase subunit alpha — translation MIATELRIDLEWEPGCSRIPYALYTDEAVYRRELDRLFYRDHWCYVGLAAELPNAGDFKRTFVGERSVLMTRDRDGAIHVVENHCAHRGVQFCQKNFGNGKTFVCPYHQWSYDLKGNLIGLPFRKGVTRDGRVNGGMPADFALADHGLTKLRVEEWNGLVFASFDHDVPALRAFVGPEVGRYVERIFDGRELTVLGYSRQRIPGNWKLMQENIKDPYHPGLLHTWFVTFGLWRADQQSEMIVDARGRHAAMVSRRNEGGKSDVTAGVTSFKENMTLHDARVLDIVTEPWWNGPTVTMLTLFPSVIVQQQVNSLSTRHIVPRGPGEFDFVWTHFGFADDDAAMTKRRLRQANLFGPGGYVSADDGEVIEFSQRGFRQDPAAATICELDGAGTGGAAHNVTETLIRSMYAYYREVMDL, via the coding sequence ATGATCGCAACCGAACTGCGCATCGACCTCGAGTGGGAACCGGGATGCAGCCGGATCCCCTACGCGCTGTACACCGACGAGGCCGTCTATCGCCGGGAACTCGATCGGCTCTTCTACCGCGACCACTGGTGCTACGTCGGTCTGGCGGCGGAGCTCCCCAACGCCGGCGACTTCAAGCGAACGTTCGTCGGGGAACGTTCGGTGCTGATGACGCGCGACCGCGACGGCGCGATCCACGTCGTCGAGAATCACTGCGCGCACCGCGGCGTGCAGTTCTGCCAGAAGAACTTCGGCAACGGCAAGACGTTCGTGTGCCCGTATCACCAATGGAGCTACGATCTTAAAGGCAATCTGATCGGACTGCCCTTCCGCAAGGGCGTCACGCGCGACGGGCGCGTCAACGGCGGGATGCCGGCCGATTTCGCGCTCGCCGATCACGGCCTGACGAAGCTGCGCGTGGAGGAATGGAACGGGCTCGTCTTCGCCTCGTTCGACCACGACGTTCCCGCCCTGCGCGCGTTCGTCGGCCCCGAGGTCGGCCGGTACGTCGAACGCATCTTCGACGGTCGCGAGCTCACCGTGCTCGGATACTCGCGTCAGCGCATCCCCGGCAACTGGAAGCTGATGCAGGAGAACATCAAGGATCCTTATCATCCGGGGCTGCTGCACACGTGGTTCGTCACGTTCGGTCTGTGGCGCGCAGACCAGCAGTCCGAGATGATCGTCGACGCGCGCGGCCGGCATGCCGCGATGGTCTCGCGCCGCAACGAAGGCGGCAAGTCCGACGTCACCGCCGGCGTGACGAGCTTCAAAGAGAACATGACGCTCCACGACGCGCGCGTGCTGGACATCGTCACCGAACCGTGGTGGAACGGTCCGACGGTGACGATGCTGACGCTCTTTCCGAGCGTGATCGTGCAGCAGCAAGTCAACTCGCTCTCGACCCGCCACATCGTACCGCGCGGACCCGGTGAGTTCGACTTCGTGTGGACGCATTTCGGCTTCGCCGACGACGACGCCGCGATGACGAAGCGGCGTCTGCGCCAGGCGAACCTGTTCGGCCCGGGCGGGTACGTCTCGGCCGACGACGGCGAAGTGATCGAGTTCTCGCAGCGCGGCTTCCGCCAGGATCCTGCCGCCGCGACGATCTGCGAGCTCGACGGTGCGGGGACCGGGGGCGCCGCTCACAACGTCACCGAGACGCTCATCCGCTCGATGTACGCGTACTATCGCGAGGTGATGGACCTGTGA
- a CDS encoding TraB/GumN family protein, producing MHPLRRVATLACALFFAAAGAASADPALWVVESPHAKVYLFGTVHVLRPQQSWHTAPLDAALAESAELWLEVTNADDPQAAAPIVRSLGIDAAHPLSTKLSKTDLARVDNAAKAIGAPAGEAAFEPFRPWLASLTFSVVPLLKAGYDPKSGVDMQLKSAFQARGKPVRGFETIDQQMHFFADLPADQEVALLDATLDRVDSAATVLDSLVAAWSAGDVDRFAALENDDMFRCAPGLYDRLVVQRNAAWARQLDARLHDPGISFVAVGAAHLAGAASVQSRLAALGYRVRRVQ from the coding sequence ATGCATCCGCTTCGACGTGTCGCGACGTTGGCGTGCGCGCTGTTCTTCGCCGCGGCCGGCGCGGCATCGGCCGACCCGGCGCTCTGGGTCGTCGAGTCGCCCCACGCAAAAGTGTACCTCTTCGGCACCGTCCACGTCCTCCGGCCGCAGCAATCGTGGCACACCGCGCCGCTCGATGCCGCCCTCGCGGAGAGCGCGGAACTCTGGCTCGAAGTGACCAACGCCGACGACCCGCAGGCGGCCGCGCCGATCGTGCGCAGCTTGGGAATCGACGCGGCGCACCCGCTCTCGACGAAGCTCTCGAAAACCGACCTGGCGCGCGTCGACAACGCCGCGAAGGCAATCGGCGCGCCGGCGGGCGAGGCGGCTTTCGAGCCGTTCCGGCCGTGGCTCGCGAGCCTCACATTCTCGGTCGTCCCGCTGCTGAAGGCCGGATACGATCCCAAGAGCGGCGTCGACATGCAGTTGAAGAGCGCGTTCCAGGCGCGCGGCAAACCGGTGCGCGGATTCGAGACGATCGATCAGCAGATGCACTTCTTCGCCGATCTTCCCGCCGATCAGGAGGTGGCGTTGCTCGATGCGACGCTCGATCGCGTCGATTCTGCGGCGACGGTCCTTGATTCACTCGTCGCGGCATGGTCGGCGGGCGACGTCGATCGCTTCGCGGCGCTCGAAAATGACGACATGTTTCGCTGCGCCCCCGGATTGTACGACCGGCTGGTCGTGCAGCGCAACGCGGCGTGGGCAAGGCAGCTCGACGCGCGGCTCCACGATCCCGGCATCAGCTTCGTCGCGGTGGGCGCGGCGCATCTCGCCGGCGCGGCGAGCGTGCAGTCCCGTTTGGCGGCGCTCGGCTATCGTGTGCGGCGCGTCCAGTAA
- a CDS encoding helix-turn-helix transcriptional regulator — MENRLRVLRAERKWSQADLAEQLGVSRQAVNAIETGRHIPTLPLAFKIARLFGQTIEAIFQPQERDLT, encoded by the coding sequence GTGGAGAATCGCCTGCGCGTGCTGCGCGCGGAGCGCAAGTGGAGCCAAGCCGATCTGGCCGAGCAGCTCGGCGTTTCGCGCCAAGCGGTCAACGCGATCGAAACCGGGCGGCACATCCCGACCTTGCCCTTGGCGTTCAAGATCGCGCGGCTCTTCGGGCAAACGATCGAAGCGATCTTTCAACCGCAGGAGCGTGATCTCACATGA
- a CDS encoding L-serine ammonia-lyase, whose translation MATSVFDLFKIGLGPSSSHTVGPMRAAARFADSLHERGALDRTRRVRVDLFGSLALTGKGHGTDRAVMLGLAGRPPDATTPEDAEALVAAAVRDGALPLGGTHRIAFDPNVDIAFLRAQSLPRHPNALTLYAFDDGGAELSNETYFSVGGGFVERDGDPPAATGAASLPYPFASGAELLAIGEREGLAIWEIVRANETALVSEPELRAYVDRVWTTMRACAERGLVTEGILPGGLNVRRRAPRLYRKLQVALAGDDGLAPIDYVNTIAMAVNEENAAGGRVVTAPTNGAAGVIPAVLHYYLRYVRGAGDDGVLRFFLSATAIGGLYRENASISGAEVGCQGEVGVACSMAAGGLVAALGGANHHVEHAAEIGMEHNLGMTCDPIGGLVQIPCIERNAIGAVKAINAARMAMWENDGHRVSLDRVIEVMLQTGRDMQTKYKETSLGGLAVGVVEC comes from the coding sequence ATGGCGACGAGCGTCTTCGACTTGTTCAAGATCGGGTTGGGGCCGTCGAGTTCGCACACGGTCGGGCCGATGCGCGCGGCGGCGCGCTTCGCCGACAGCCTCCACGAACGCGGCGCCCTCGATCGCACGCGGCGCGTTCGCGTCGACCTCTTCGGTTCGCTCGCGCTCACCGGAAAGGGACACGGCACCGATCGGGCCGTGATGCTCGGCCTGGCCGGACGCCCGCCGGACGCGACGACACCCGAGGACGCCGAAGCGCTCGTCGCCGCCGCCGTGCGTGACGGCGCGCTCCCGCTCGGGGGCACGCACCGCATCGCGTTCGACCCGAACGTCGACATTGCGTTTCTCCGCGCGCAGTCGCTCCCGCGGCACCCCAACGCGCTGACGCTCTACGCGTTCGACGACGGCGGCGCCGAGTTGTCGAACGAGACGTACTTCTCGGTCGGCGGCGGCTTCGTCGAACGCGACGGCGATCCGCCGGCGGCGACCGGCGCGGCATCGCTCCCGTACCCGTTTGCCAGCGGCGCGGAACTGCTCGCGATCGGCGAGCGCGAAGGGCTCGCCATCTGGGAGATCGTGCGCGCGAACGAGACGGCGCTCGTTTCCGAACCGGAGTTGCGCGCGTACGTCGATCGCGTGTGGACGACGATGCGCGCGTGCGCGGAGCGCGGGCTCGTGACCGAAGGGATCTTGCCCGGCGGCCTGAACGTGCGGCGGCGCGCGCCGCGGCTGTACCGCAAGCTGCAGGTGGCCTTAGCCGGCGACGACGGCCTCGCACCGATCGACTACGTCAACACGATCGCGATGGCGGTGAACGAGGAGAACGCCGCCGGCGGCCGCGTCGTGACCGCGCCGACCAACGGTGCCGCGGGCGTGATCCCGGCCGTTCTGCACTACTACCTGCGTTACGTGCGCGGTGCCGGCGATGACGGCGTGCTGCGTTTCTTCCTGAGCGCCACCGCGATCGGCGGACTGTATCGTGAGAACGCGTCGATCTCCGGCGCGGAAGTCGGATGTCAGGGCGAGGTCGGCGTCGCGTGCTCGATGGCGGCTGGCGGACTCGTCGCCGCCCTCGGCGGCGCGAACCATCACGTCGAACACGCCGCCGAAATCGGGATGGAGCACAACTTGGGCATGACCTGCGACCCGATCGGCGGTCTCGTGCAGATCCCGTGCATCGAGCGCAACGCCATCGGCGCGGTGAAAGCGATCAACGCCGCCCGAATGGCGATGTGGGAAAACGATGGACACCGCGTCTCGCTGGATCGCGTCATCGAGGTGATGCTGCAGACGGGCCGAGACATGCAGACGAAATACAAGGAAACGTCGCTCGGCGGTCTCGCCGTCGGCGTGGTGGAGTGCTAG
- a CDS encoding DUF1059 domain-containing protein: protein MVARYSIDCREFPSESNCSLTIAGTEDEVLLVAVEHAVASHGHARSPELREMLRGAMHEEHTAAAT from the coding sequence ATGGTCGCTCGCTACTCGATCGACTGCCGCGAATTTCCGAGCGAGAGCAATTGCTCGCTGACGATCGCTGGGACCGAAGACGAGGTGCTTCTCGTCGCGGTCGAGCACGCCGTTGCAAGTCACGGGCACGCGCGCTCGCCCGAATTGCGTGAGATGCTGCGCGGAGCGATGCACGAGGAGCACACCGCGGCCGCGACCTAA